From the genome of Helicobacter pylori, one region includes:
- a CDS encoding ribbon-helix-helix domain-containing protein has translation METTENTDETRLRGTKNKLGRKPKADANKKTCAVSLYFSDEQYQKLEKMANEEEESVGSYIKRYILKALRKIEQNGA, from the coding sequence ATGGAAACGACAGAAAACACGGATGAAACTCGCTTAAGGGGCACTAAAAACAAACTAGGACGCAAACCAAAAGCAGACGCTAATAAAAAAACTTGCGCTGTAAGCTTGTACTTTTCTGATGAGCAATACCAAAAACTAGAGAAAATGGCTAACGAAGAAGAAGAAAGCGTGGGATCTTATATCAAACGCTATATTTTGAAGGCTTTAAGAAAAATAGAGCAAAATGGTGCTTGA
- the hopM gene encoding Hop family outer membrane protein HopM/HopN, with the protein MKIKKSLLLSLSLMASLSRAEDDGFYMSVGYQIGEAVQKVKNTGALQNLADRYDNLSNLLNQYNYLNSLVTQASTPSAITSAIGNLSSSAINLTSATTTSPAYQAVSLALNAAVGMWQVIALFIGCGPGPTDNQSYQSFGNTPALRGTTTTCNQAYGTGPGGILSIDEYQKLNQAYQIIQTALNQNQGGGMPALNDTTKTGVANIQQTNYRTTTQNNIIEHYYNEKKDGKEVEVPQYYSGGSSFSPTIQLSFKNDAEYLLQQAATIMQVLTTQNPYVQTSSGGKAWGLSSTPGNVMDIFGPSFNAINEMIKNAQAVLEKTKQLNANENTQIKQPDNFNPYTSKDKSFAQEMLNRANAQAEILSLAQQVANNFHSIQGPIQGDLEECKAGSAGVITNNTWGSGCAFVEETLKSLEQHTAYYGNQVNQEKALAQTILDFKGALNTLGNDSKAINSGISHLPNAKSLQNMTHSTQNPNSPEGLLTYSLDTNKYNQLQAIRQELGKNPFRRIGVIDFQNNNGAMNGIGVQMGYKQFFGKKRNWGLRYYGFFDYNHAYIKSNFFNSASDVWTYGVGMDALYNFINDKNTNFLGKNNKLSVGLFGGFALAGTSWLNSEFVNLTMMNGIYNANVSTSNFQFLFNLGLRMNLARPKKKNSDHAAQHGIELGFKIPTINTSYYSFMGAELEYRRMYSLFLNYVFAY; encoded by the coding sequence ATGAAAATCAAAAAATCTCTCTTGCTCTCTCTTTCTCTCATGGCTTCATTATCGAGGGCTGAAGACGACGGGTTTTATATGAGCGTGGGCTATCAAATCGGTGAAGCGGTTCAAAAAGTTAAAAACACTGGAGCGTTGCAAAACCTTGCGGACAGATACGATAACTTAAGCAACCTTTTAAACCAATACAATTACTTGAATTCCTTAGTCACTCAAGCCAGCACTCCCAGCGCGATCACGAGCGCGATTGGTAATTTAAGCTCAAGCGCCATTAATCTCACTAGTGCTACCACCACTTCCCCAGCCTATCAAGCCGTCTCTTTAGCGCTCAATGCCGCCGTGGGCATGTGGCAAGTCATAGCCCTTTTTATTGGCTGTGGCCCTGGCCCTACCGATAATCAAAGCTATCAATCGTTTGGTAACACACCAGCCCTTCGTGGGACAACCACCACTTGCAATCAAGCATATGGGACAGGACCAGGTGGTATTCTATCCATTGACGAATACCAAAAGCTCAACCAAGCTTATCAAATTATCCAAACCGCTTTAAACCAAAATCAAGGGGGTGGGATGCCTGCCTTGAATGACACGACCAAAACAGGGGTAGCCAACATACAACAAACCAATTATAGGACCACTACACAAAACAATATCATAGAGCATTATTATAATGAGAAGAAAGATGGAAAAGAAGTTGAGGTCCCGCAATATTATTCAGGCGGATCATCTTTCTCGCCTACAATACAACTTTCATTCAAGAATGACGCTGAATACCTTTTGCAACAAGCCGCTACTATCATGCAAGTCCTTACCACTCAAAACCCCTATGTGCAAACGAGCAGTGGCGGTAAAGCGTGGGGGTTGAGCTCTACGCCTGGGAATGTGATGGACATTTTTGGCCCTTCTTTTAACGCTATTAATGAGATGATTAAAAACGCTCAAGCCGTTTTAGAAAAAACCAAACAGCTTAACGCTAATGAAAATACCCAAATCAAGCAACCAGACAATTTCAACCCCTACACCTCTAAAGACAAAAGTTTCGCTCAAGAAATGCTCAACAGAGCTAACGCTCAAGCAGAGATTTTAAGCTTAGCCCAACAAGTTGCGAACAATTTCCACAGCATTCAAGGGCCTATTCAAGGGGATTTGGAAGAATGTAAAGCAGGATCAGCTGGTGTGATCACTAATAACACTTGGGGTTCAGGTTGCGCGTTTGTGGAAGAGACTTTAAAATCTTTAGAGCAACACACCGCTTATTACGGCAACCAGGTCAATCAAGAGAAAGCTTTGGCTCAAACCATTTTGGATTTTAAAGGAGCCCTTAACACTTTAGGGAACGACTCAAAAGCGATCAATAGCGGTATTTCTCACTTGCCTAACGCTAAGTCTCTTCAAAACATGACGCATTCAACTCAAAACCCCAATTCCCCAGAAGGTCTGCTCACTTATTCTTTGGATACCAACAAATACAACCAGCTCCAAGCCATCAGGCAAGAATTAGGCAAAAATCCCTTCAGGCGCATCGGCGTGATTGACTTTCAAAACAATAACGGCGCGATGAACGGGATCGGCGTGCAAATGGGCTATAAGCAATTTTTTGGTAAAAAAAGGAATTGGGGGTTAAGGTATTACGGCTTTTTTGATTACAACCATGCTTATATCAAATCTAATTTCTTCAACTCGGCTTCTGATGTTTGGACTTATGGGGTGGGCATGGATGCGCTTTATAACTTCATTAACGATAAAAACACCAACTTTTTAGGCAAGAATAACAAGCTCTCTGTGGGGCTTTTTGGAGGCTTTGCGTTAGCTGGGACTTCGTGGCTTAATTCTGAATTCGTGAATTTGACCATGATGAATGGCATTTATAACGCTAATGTCAGCACTTCTAATTTCCAATTTTTATTCAATTTAGGCTTGAGAATGAACCTCGCTAGGCCTAAGAAAAAAAACAGCGATCATGCCGCTCAGCATGGCATTGAATTAGGCTTTAAAATCCCTACCATTAACACCAGCTATTATTCTTTCATGGGTGCTGAATTGGAATACAGAAGGATGTATAGCCTTTTCCTCAATTATGTGTTTGCTTATTAA
- the msrB gene encoding peptide-methionine (R)-S-oxide reductase MsrB encodes MKVLSYLKKFYFFLLIGAIMQANENMGVKHQKTDERVIYLAGGCFWGLEAYMERIYGVIDASSGYANGKTSSTNYENLHESDHAESVKVIYDPKKISLDKLLRYYFKVIDPVSVNKQGNDVGRQYRTGIYYVNSADKEVIDHALKALQKEVKGKIAIEVEPLKNYVRAEEYHQDYLKKHPGGYCHIDLKKADEVIVDDDKYAKPSDEVLKKKLTKLQYEVTQNKHTEKPFENEYYNKEEEGIYVDITTGEPLFSSADKYDSGCGWPSFSKPINKDVVKYEDDESLNRKRIEVLSRIGKAHLGHVFNDGPKELGGLRYCINSAALRFIPLKDMEKEGYGEFIPYIKKGELKKYIQDKKTH; translated from the coding sequence ATGAAAGTATTATCTTACTTGAAAAAATTTTATTTTTTTTTACTAATAGGAGCAATTATGCAAGCGAATGAAAACATGGGGGTTAAACACCAAAAAACCGATGAAAGAGTGATTTATTTGGCTGGGGGGTGCTTTTGGGGGCTAGAGGCGTATATGGAGAGGATTTATGGCGTCATAGACGCAAGCTCTGGTTACGCTAACGGCAAGACTTCAAGCACGAATTATGAAAATTTGCATGAGAGCGATCATGCTGAAAGCGTGAAAGTCATTTATGATCCTAAAAAAATCAGTTTGGACAAGTTGTTGCGTTATTATTTTAAGGTGATTGATCCGGTGAGCGTGAATAAGCAGGGTAATGATGTGGGCAGGCAGTATCGCACAGGGATTTATTATGTCAATAGCGCGGATAAAGAAGTGATAGATCACGCCTTAAAAGCGTTGCAGAAAGAAGTGAAAGGCAAGATCGCTATTGAGGTAGAGCCTTTAAAAAATTATGTGAGGGCTGAAGAATACCACCAGGACTATTTGAAAAAACACCCTGGTGGCTATTGCCATATTGATTTGAAAAAGGCGGATGAAGTGATTGTGGATGACGATAAATACGCCAAACCAAGCGATGAAGTTTTAAAGAAAAAACTCACCAAACTCCAGTATGAAGTGACTCAAAACAAACACACTGAGAAACCCTTTGAAAATGAGTATTACAACAAAGAAGAAGAGGGCATTTATGTGGATATTACCACCGGCGAGCCGTTATTTTCTTCAGCGGATAAATACGACTCCGGTTGCGGGTGGCCAAGCTTTTCTAAGCCTATCAATAAGGATGTGGTGAAATACGAAGACGATGAGAGCCTTAATAGGAAACGCATTGAAGTGTTGAGCCGTATTGGTAAGGCGCATTTAGGGCATGTGTTTAACGATGGGCCTAAAGAATTGGGGGGCTTAAGGTATTGCATTAATAGCGCGGCTTTAAGGTTTATTCCCTTAAAAGACATGGAAAAAGAGGGCTATGGCGAGTTTATCCCTTATATCAAAAAGGGTGAATTGAAAAAATACATCCAAGATAAAAAAACGCATTAA
- the kdsB gene encoding 3-deoxy-manno-octulosonate cytidylyltransferase produces MIIIPARLKSSRFENKVLEDIFGLPMVVRCAKNANLVDECVVACDDESIMQTCQKFHIKALLTSKHHNSGTERCLEAAQILGLKNDERVLNLQGDEPFLEKEVILALLEATKNAPFMATCAKVIDEEQAKSPNLVKVVLDYHNNALYFSRSLIPFLRDADMKRQTPLLGHIGIYGFHNKEILEELCTLKPCVLEELEKLEQLRALYYQKKIAVKIVQSESVGIDTKEDLQNALKIFSPNPLDW; encoded by the coding sequence ATGATTATCATTCCTGCTAGATTAAAATCCAGTCGTTTTGAGAATAAAGTGCTAGAAGATATTTTTGGCTTGCCTATGGTAGTGCGTTGCGCTAAAAATGCGAATCTGGTAGATGAATGCGTAGTCGCTTGCGATGATGAAAGCATCATGCAAACATGCCAAAAATTCCACATTAAAGCACTGCTAACCTCCAAACACCATAATAGCGGCACAGAACGCTGTTTGGAAGCGGCGCAAATTTTAGGGTTAAAAAACGATGAAAGGGTTTTAAACCTGCAAGGCGATGAGCCTTTTTTAGAAAAAGAAGTCATTTTAGCGTTATTAGAAGCCACCAAAAACGCCCCTTTCATGGCAACTTGCGCTAAAGTCATTGATGAAGAGCAAGCCAAAAGCCCTAATTTAGTCAAGGTGGTTTTAGATTATCACAATAACGCCTTGTATTTTTCGCGCTCCCTTATCCCCTTTTTACGAGACGCTGATATGAAACGCCAAACCCCCCTTTTAGGGCATATCGGTATTTATGGCTTCCACAATAAAGAAATATTAGAAGAATTATGCACTTTAAAACCTTGCGTTTTAGAGGAACTGGAAAAATTAGAGCAATTAAGGGCTTTGTATTATCAAAAAAAGATTGCAGTGAAAATCGTTCAAAGTGAAAGCGTGGGCATTGACACCAAAGAAGATTTGCAAAACGCTTTGAAAATTTTTAGCCCCAATCCCCTTGATTGGTAA
- a CDS encoding sulfite exporter TauE/SafE family protein codes for MEESTAFILALVGLFTGITAGFFGIGGGEIVVPSAIFAHFSYSHAVGISLMQMLFSSVVGSIINYKKGLLDLREGSFAAFGGLMGAILGSFILKIIDDKILMAVFVVVVCYTFIKYAFSNNKKPEHFEEMHFDLHANNKTPEKKRSLPFVSMDRTHGVLMLAGFVTGIFSIPLGMGGGILMVPFLGYFLKYDSKKIVPLGLFFVVFASLSGVISLYNGRVLDNISVQAGVITGIGAFLGVGIGIKLIALANEKVHKILLLLIYALSILATLHKLIMG; via the coding sequence ATGGAAGAATCAACAGCGTTTATTTTGGCTCTTGTGGGGCTATTCACCGGCATTACCGCTGGGTTTTTTGGTATTGGTGGGGGGGAGATTGTCGTCCCTAGCGCGATTTTTGCCCATTTTAGCTATAGCCATGCGGTGGGTATTTCGCTCATGCAAATGCTTTTTTCTTCAGTGGTCGGCTCTATCATCAATTACAAAAAGGGCTTATTGGATTTGAGAGAAGGCTCATTTGCTGCGTTTGGAGGGCTAATGGGGGCGATTTTAGGGAGCTTTATCTTAAAGATCATTGACGATAAGATTTTAATGGCGGTGTTTGTGGTGGTGGTGTGCTACACCTTTATCAAATACGCTTTTTCTAACAACAAGAAACCAGAACATTTTGAAGAAATGCATTTTGATTTGCATGCGAATAACAAAACGCCGGAAAAAAAGCGCTCGCTCCCTTTTGTGTCTATGGATAGAACGCATGGGGTTTTAATGCTCGCCGGTTTTGTTACCGGCATTTTTTCTATCCCGCTAGGCATGGGTGGGGGGATTTTAATGGTGCCGTTTTTGGGCTATTTTTTGAAATACGATTCTAAAAAAATCGTACCTTTGGGGCTATTTTTTGTGGTGTTCGCTTCTTTATCTGGGGTTATCTCTCTTTATAATGGGAGGGTTCTTGATAATATAAGCGTTCAAGCGGGGGTGATTACCGGTATTGGAGCGTTTTTAGGGGTGGGCATTGGCATTAAGCTCATTGCTTTGGCTAATGAAAAGGTGCATAAAATCCTGTTGCTCCTCATTTATGCTTTAAGCATTTTAGCGACTTTACACAAGCTCATTATGGGGTAA
- a CDS encoding UPF0323 family lipoprotein, with product MKKPYRKISDYAIVGGLSALVMVSIVGCKSNADDKPKEQSSLSQSVQKGAFVILEEQKDKSYKVVEEYPSSRTHIIVRDLQGNERVLSNEEIQKLIKEEEAKIDNGTSKLVQPNNGGSNENSGFGLGSAILGSAAGAILGSYIGNKLFNNPNYQQNAQRTYKSPQAYQRSQNSFSKSAPSASSMGGASRGQSGFFGSSRPTSSPAVSSGTRGFNS from the coding sequence ATGAAAAAACCCTACAGAAAGATTTCTGATTATGCGATCGTGGGTGGTTTGAGCGCGTTGGTGATGGTGAGCATTGTGGGGTGTAAGAGCAATGCCGATGACAAACCAAAAGAGCAAAGCTCTTTAAGTCAAAGCGTTCAAAAAGGCGCATTTGTGATTTTAGAAGAGCAAAAGGATAAATCTTACAAGGTTGTTGAAGAATACCCCAGTTCAAGAACCCACATTATAGTGCGCGATTTGCAAGGCAATGAACGCGTGTTAAGCAATGAAGAGATTCAAAAGCTCATCAAAGAAGAAGAAGCCAAAATTGATAACGGCACGAGCAAGCTTGTCCAGCCTAATAATGGAGGGAGTAATGAAAACTCAGGCTTTGGCTTGGGGAGCGCAATTTTAGGGAGTGCAGCGGGGGCGATTTTAGGGAGTTATATTGGCAATAAGCTTTTCAATAACCCTAATTATCAGCAAAACGCCCAACGGACCTATAAATCCCCACAAGCTTACCAACGCTCTCAAAATTCCTTTTCTAAAAGTGCGCCCAGTGCTTCAAGCATGGGCGGAGCGAGTAGGGGACAGAGCGGGTTTTTTGGCTCTAGTAGGCCTACTAGTTCGCCTGCGGTAAGCTCTGGGACAAGGGGCTTTAATTCATAA
- the dsbK gene encoding protein disulfide-isomerase DsbK encodes MMLRASVLSALLLVGLGAAPKHSASANDKRMQDNLVSVIEKQTNKKVRVLEIKPLKSSQDLKIVVVEDPDTKYNIPLVVSKDGNLIIGLSNIFFSNKSDDVQLVAETNQKVQALNATQQNSAKLNAIFNEIPADYVIELPSTKAENKDKILYIVSDPMCPHCQKELTKLRDHLKENTVRMVVVGWLGVNSAKKAALIQEEMAQARAKGASVEDKISILEKIYSTQYDINAQKEPEDLRTKVENTTKKIFESGVIKGVPFLYHYKA; translated from the coding sequence ATGATGTTAAGAGCGAGCGTGTTGAGTGCATTACTTCTTGTAGGCTTAGGGGCAGCCCCTAAACATTCAGCTTCGGCTAATGACAAACGGATGCAGGATAATTTAGTGAGCGTGATTGAAAAACAGACCAATAAAAAGGTGCGTGTTTTAGAAATCAAACCTTTAAAATCCAGCCAGGATTTGAAAATCGTGGTGGTAGAAGACCCAGACACTAAATACAATATCCCGCTTGTGGTGAGTAAGGATGGTAATTTAATCATAGGTCTTAGCAATATCTTTTTTAGCAATAAAAGCGATGATGTGCAATTAGTCGCAGAAACCAATCAAAAAGTCCAAGCCCTTAACGCCACCCAACAAAATAGCGCGAAATTGAACGCTATTTTTAACGAAATACCGGCTGATTATGTGATAGAGTTGCCCTCTACTAAGGCTGAAAATAAGGATAAAATCCTTTATATTGTCTCTGATCCCATGTGCCCGCATTGCCAAAAAGAGCTCACTAAACTCAGGGATCACTTGAAAGAAAACACCGTGAGAATGGTTGTAGTGGGGTGGCTTGGGGTCAATTCAGCTAAAAAAGCGGCTTTGATCCAAGAAGAAATGGCGCAAGCTAGGGCTAAGGGAGCGAGCGTGGAAGATAAAATCTCTATTCTTGAAAAGATTTATTCCACCCAATACGATATTAACGCTCAAAAAGAGCCTGAAGATTTACGCACTAAAGTGGAAAATACCACTAAAAAGATTTTTGAATCGGGCGTAATTAAGGGCGTGCCTTTCTTGTATCATTATAAGGCATGA
- a CDS encoding outer membrane beta-barrel protein, whose translation MKKTILLSLMVSSLLAEDDGVFMSVGYQIGEAAQMVKNTGEIQKVSNAYENLNNLLTRYNELKQTASNTDSSTAQAINNLKESASRLKTAPNTAKEAVSSALSSAVGMWQVIASNLANNSLSSSEYEKLKATSQLLQNTLENKNAANNNTTIDNDASKLLDDAKTIINTLQSQCPGIDGGNGKPWGINASGNACNIFGNTFNAITSMIDSAKKADEQFRRTDPSQGANQQNAFSNADFNQNLNQVSSVINDTISYLKGDNLETIYNAIQKTPNSKGFQGLVSRSSYSYSLNETKYSQFQTTTKEFGHNPFRSVGLINSQSNNGAMNGVGVQLGYKQFFGKSKFFGIRYYAFFDYNHAYIKSNFFNSASNVFTYGAGSDLLLNFINGGSNQNRKVSFGIFGGIALAGTTWLNNQSANLKASSYNAKTNNTNFQFLFNTGLRLQGIHHGVELGVKIPTINTNYYSFMGAKLAYRRLYSVYFNYVLAY comes from the coding sequence ATGAAAAAAACGATTTTACTTTCTCTTATGGTTTCATCGCTCCTTGCTGAAGATGACGGCGTTTTTATGAGCGTGGGCTATCAAATCGGCGAAGCCGCTCAAATGGTGAAAAACACCGGCGAAATCCAAAAAGTCTCCAACGCTTACGAAAATTTAAACAATCTTTTAACCCGCTATAACGAACTCAAACAAACGGCTTCTAACACTGATTCAAGCACCGCTCAAGCGATTAATAATCTAAAAGAGAGCGCTAGTAGATTAAAAACGGCCCCTAATACCGCTAAAGAAGCCGTGTCTTCAGCGCTCAGCTCTGCGGTGGGCATGTGGCAAGTCATAGCCTCTAATTTAGCCAATAACTCGCTGTCTTCTAGCGAATACGAAAAACTCAAAGCAACTTCTCAACTGCTCCAAAATACCTTAGAAAATAAAAATGCAGCCAACAATAATACCACCATTGATAATGACGCCTCAAAACTTTTGGATGACGCCAAAACCATTATTAACACCCTTCAAAGCCAATGCCCAGGGATAGACGGGGGCAATGGCAAACCATGGGGCATTAATGCAAGCGGGAACGCATGCAATATTTTTGGCAACACCTTTAACGCTATCACTAGCATGATTGATAGCGCTAAAAAAGCCGACGAGCAATTTAGAAGAACCGACCCAAGCCAAGGCGCAAACCAACAAAACGCCTTTAGCAACGCTGATTTCAATCAAAACCTTAATCAAGTGTCAAGCGTTATTAACGACACTATTTCTTACCTCAAAGGGGACAATTTAGAAACCATCTATAACGCCATTCAAAAAACGCCTAATTCTAAAGGGTTTCAAGGTTTGGTGAGCAGGTCTAGCTATAGTTATTCTCTTAACGAAACTAAATATTCTCAATTCCAAACCACCACCAAAGAGTTTGGCCATAACCCTTTCAGAAGCGTGGGTTTGATTAACTCTCAAAGCAATAACGGAGCGATGAACGGCGTGGGCGTGCAATTAGGCTATAAGCAATTCTTCGGGAAAAGTAAATTTTTTGGGATTCGGTATTATGCCTTTTTTGATTACAACCATGCCTATATCAAATCCAACTTTTTTAACTCCGCTTCTAATGTTTTCACTTATGGTGCAGGCAGTGATCTTTTATTGAATTTCATCAATGGCGGATCCAATCAAAACCGCAAAGTCTCTTTTGGCATTTTTGGAGGCATCGCTCTAGCAGGCACGACATGGCTTAACAATCAATCTGCGAACTTAAAAGCCAGCAGCTACAACGCCAAAACCAACAACACCAATTTCCAATTCTTATTCAATACCGGTTTAAGGCTTCAAGGGATTCACCATGGCGTTGAATTAGGCGTGAAAATCCCCACCATCAACACGAATTACTATTCTTTCATGGGCGCTAAATTGGCATACCGAAGACTTTATAGCGTGTATTTCAATTATGTTTTGGCTTATTGA
- a CDS encoding SulP family inorganic anion transporter: MFEKIQKEWLSNIQKDLLSGFVVGLSVIPETAGFAIMVGLDVGVAFYTTFYMAFVLSLFGARKAMISAAAGSVALILVGVVKNYGIEYAGVATLMAGILQILLGYLKIGNLLRFIPQSVMYGFVNALGILLLMEQFKFLENQNSGVFILLAIGILIIYLFPLITKKIPSNLICILLVSAIALIFDTHAPNLGSIEQGVSGFHCIIIPKNLDFKILIGLLPYALSLALVGTIESLLTAKTLDIILKDGVSDKNKETKAQGLGNIISGLLGGMTGCALVGQSIINAKSGAKTRLSTFFAGFSLMVLVLVFNEYVVKIPIVAVVAVMVMISFTTFNFQSIINIKKIKLYDTLNMLLVVAVVLYTHNLAIGVVVGVLVNALWIKSEGIA; encoded by the coding sequence ATGTTTGAAAAGATACAAAAAGAATGGCTGAGCAACATTCAAAAAGATTTGTTGTCTGGTTTTGTGGTGGGGCTTTCTGTGATCCCAGAGACGGCCGGCTTTGCGATCATGGTGGGTTTAGATGTGGGCGTGGCGTTTTATACGACCTTTTATATGGCTTTTGTTTTGTCTCTTTTTGGGGCTAGAAAGGCGATGATTAGTGCAGCGGCCGGCTCAGTGGCGCTCATTTTAGTGGGTGTAGTTAAAAATTACGGGATTGAATACGCGGGCGTGGCGACTCTTATGGCAGGAATATTGCAAATTCTTTTAGGCTATTTGAAAATAGGGAATCTTTTGAGGTTTATCCCCCAATCAGTGATGTATGGCTTTGTAAATGCGCTAGGCATTTTGCTTTTAATGGAGCAATTCAAATTCCTTGAAAACCAAAATTCAGGGGTGTTTATCTTGCTCGCTATTGGGATATTGATCATTTACCTCTTCCCTTTAATCACTAAAAAAATCCCCTCTAATTTGATTTGTATCCTTTTAGTGAGCGCAATCGCTTTAATTTTTGATACGCATGCGCCGAATTTAGGGAGCATTGAGCAAGGGGTTTCAGGCTTTCATTGCATCATTATCCCAAAAAATTTGGATTTTAAAATTTTGATAGGATTGTTGCCTTACGCTCTTTCTTTAGCGCTAGTGGGCACGATAGAAAGTTTATTGACCGCTAAAACTTTAGATATTATTTTAAAAGACGGCGTGAGCGATAAAAATAAAGAAACTAAAGCGCAAGGCTTGGGGAATATCATCTCAGGGCTTTTGGGGGGAATGACAGGGTGCGCTTTAGTGGGGCAGTCTATCATTAACGCAAAATCCGGGGCTAAAACCAGACTTTCTACTTTTTTTGCCGGCTTTTCTTTAATGGTGTTAGTGCTAGTGTTTAATGAATATGTGGTTAAGATCCCCATTGTGGCGGTTGTGGCGGTGATGGTGATGATTTCTTTCACCACTTTTAATTTCCAATCAATTATTAACATTAAAAAAATCAAGCTCTATGACACGCTGAACATGCTCTTAGTCGTGGCGGTGGTTTTATACACGCATAATTTAGCGATAGGGGTTGTGGTGGGGGTTTTAGTCAATGCGTTATGGATCAAATCTGAAGGGATTGCGTGA
- the radA gene encoding DNA repair protein RadA, producing MAKKTSLFECQHCGFTSPKWLGKCVQCNAWESFIELNQTQKEVLNTLKNPLPKAQKSVSIAEIEHEEVLKFSSTQSELDIVLGGGIVKGGLYLVGGSPGVGKSTLLLKVASGLAKNQQKVLYVSGEESLSQIKMRATRLDYIEKELYLLNEINWPVIKANIESENYFACVIDSIQTLYSPEISSAPGSISQVREITFELMRLAKTRNIAVFIIGHITKEGSIAGPRVLEHMVDSVLYFEGDPSRELRILRSFKNRFGPTSEIGLFEMKEQGLVSAKEASSLFFSKEEPMEGSAITITLEGSRALILEIQALVSECSFGAPKRLANGFDTNRLNMLIALLEKKLEIPLNRHDVFINVSGGIKISEPACDLAVIASILSSFKNRKIDNKTAFLGEVSLNGRILEAPNLNARLKEMENYGFLKAILPKKPNQKTSIKCYEANVVGKIVEWM from the coding sequence TTGGCTAAAAAAACTTCTTTATTTGAGTGTCAGCATTGCGGTTTTACAAGCCCTAAGTGGCTGGGCAAGTGCGTTCAATGCAACGCATGGGAGAGTTTTATAGAATTGAACCAAACCCAAAAGGAAGTTTTAAACACGCTTAAAAATCCTCTCCCAAAAGCGCAAAAAAGCGTTTCTATCGCTGAAATTGAGCATGAAGAAGTGCTCAAATTTTCTTCCACTCAAAGCGAATTGGATATTGTTTTGGGTGGGGGGATTGTTAAAGGGGGGTTGTATTTAGTGGGGGGGAGTCCTGGGGTGGGGAAATCCACTCTGCTTTTAAAAGTGGCGTCTGGCTTAGCCAAAAACCAGCAAAAGGTTTTGTATGTGAGCGGGGAAGAGAGCTTGAGCCAGATTAAAATGCGCGCTACTAGATTGGATTACATAGAAAAAGAATTGTATTTGCTCAATGAAATCAATTGGCCTGTGATTAAGGCTAATATTGAAAGCGAAAATTATTTTGCTTGCGTGATTGATTCCATTCAAACGCTTTATTCGCCAGAGATTTCTTCAGCGCCAGGCTCTATTTCGCAAGTGCGAGAGATCACTTTTGAGCTCATGCGTTTGGCAAAAACAAGAAATATTGCTGTTTTTATCATCGGTCATATCACTAAAGAAGGGAGCATCGCAGGGCCTAGAGTGCTAGAACATATGGTAGATAGCGTGCTGTATTTTGAAGGCGATCCCAGTAGAGAATTAAGGATTTTAAGGAGTTTTAAAAACCGCTTTGGCCCCACGAGTGAAATTGGCTTGTTTGAGATGAAAGAGCAGGGTTTGGTGAGTGCTAAAGAAGCTTCAAGCTTGTTTTTTTCTAAAGAAGAGCCTATGGAGGGGAGCGCGATTACCATCACTTTAGAAGGCTCAAGGGCGTTGATTTTAGAAATCCAGGCGTTGGTGAGCGAGTGCAGTTTTGGAGCGCCCAAACGATTAGCGAACGGGTTTGACACCAACCGCCTTAACATGCTCATCGCTTTATTAGAAAAAAAGCTAGAAATCCCCTTAAACCGCCATGATGTGTTTATCAATGTGAGTGGAGGCATTAAGATTAGCGAGCCGGCTTGCGATTTAGCGGTCATTGCCAGTATTCTTTCAAGCTTTAAAAACAGAAAAATTGACAATAAAACGGCGTTTTTGGGCGAAGTGAGTTTGAATGGCAGGATTTTAGAAGCCCCTAATTTGAACGCCAGATTGAAAGAAATGGAAAATTACGGCTTTTTAAAAGCCATTTTGCCTAAAAAACCCAATCAAAAAACCTCCATCAAATGCTATGAAGCCAATGTTGTGGGTAAGATTGTTGAATGGATGTGA